The following proteins come from a genomic window of Anabaena sphaerica FACHB-251:
- the dnaK gene encoding molecular chaperone DnaK: MAKVVGIDLGTTNSCVAVMEGGKPTVIANAEGFRTTPSVVAFAKNGDRLVGQIAKRQAVMNPENTFYSVKRFIGRRYDEVTKETTEVSYKVLSSGGNVKLDSPGAGKQFSPEEISAQVLRKLVEDASKYLGETVTQAVITVPAYFNDSQRQATKDAGKIAGIEVLRIINEPTAASLAYGFDKKSNETILVFDLGGGTFDVSVLEVGDGVFEVLATSGDTHLGGDDFDKKIVDFLAEKFKKDEGIDLRKDKQALQRLTEAAEKAKIELSSVTQAEINLPFITATQEGPKHLDTTLTRGTFEELCSDLIDRCRIPVENALRDAKLNKSNIDEVVLVGGSTRIPAVQEVVKRVLGKDPNQTVNPDEVVAVGAAIQAGVLAGDVTGILLLDVSPLSLGVETLGGVMTKIIPRNTTIPTKKSEVFSTAVDGQTNVEIHVLQGEREFSNDNKSLGTFRLDGIPPAPRGVPQIEVTFDIDANGILNVTAKDKGTGKEQSISITGASTLDKNDVDRMVREAEQNASSDKERREKIERKNQADSLAYQAEKQLQELGDKVPEADKTKVEGLVKELREAVAKEDDEQIKKLTPELQQALFAVGSNIYQQAGGAAGAEPQEPGATPPSGGGDDVIDADFTESK, encoded by the coding sequence ATGGCAAAAGTAGTAGGAATTGACTTAGGTACGACTAACTCCTGCGTAGCAGTAATGGAAGGTGGTAAACCCACCGTAATCGCTAATGCAGAAGGTTTTCGGACAACGCCATCAGTGGTGGCATTCGCTAAAAATGGCGATCGCTTGGTTGGTCAAATTGCCAAACGCCAAGCGGTAATGAACCCAGAAAATACCTTTTATTCTGTAAAACGCTTTATCGGTCGTCGTTACGACGAAGTTACCAAAGAAACTACTGAAGTATCTTACAAAGTTCTCAGTAGTGGCGGTAACGTCAAGCTAGATTCACCAGGCGCTGGCAAGCAATTTTCCCCTGAAGAAATTTCTGCCCAAGTCCTCCGCAAACTAGTAGAAGACGCTAGTAAATATCTGGGTGAAACCGTTACCCAAGCAGTCATCACCGTTCCCGCATACTTCAACGACTCCCAACGCCAAGCGACAAAAGACGCTGGTAAAATCGCTGGGATTGAAGTTCTACGGATTATCAACGAACCCACAGCCGCCTCTCTAGCTTATGGTTTCGATAAAAAGAGCAACGAAACCATCCTTGTATTTGACCTTGGTGGTGGTACATTCGACGTATCCGTACTAGAAGTAGGTGATGGCGTATTTGAAGTTCTCGCTACATCTGGTGATACCCACCTTGGTGGTGACGACTTCGATAAAAAAATAGTTGACTTTTTAGCTGAAAAATTCAAAAAAGACGAAGGCATTGATCTACGGAAAGATAAGCAAGCCTTACAACGTCTGACTGAAGCTGCTGAAAAAGCCAAAATTGAGCTTTCTAGCGTTACCCAAGCAGAAATCAACCTGCCATTTATTACAGCTACCCAGGAGGGCCCCAAGCACCTGGATACAACTCTAACTCGTGGCACATTTGAAGAACTCTGCTCTGACTTAATTGACCGTTGCCGCATCCCTGTAGAAAATGCTCTCAGAGATGCCAAGTTAAATAAGAGCAACATTGATGAAGTCGTGTTAGTTGGTGGTTCTACCCGTATTCCCGCAGTCCAAGAGGTAGTGAAGCGGGTGCTAGGTAAAGACCCGAACCAAACTGTTAACCCTGATGAAGTAGTAGCAGTTGGTGCAGCTATTCAAGCGGGCGTTCTCGCTGGTGATGTTACAGGTATCTTGCTGTTAGACGTTTCACCACTTTCCTTGGGTGTAGAAACCTTGGGTGGGGTAATGACCAAGATTATTCCTCGTAACACCACAATTCCTACCAAAAAATCAGAAGTCTTCTCGACTGCTGTGGATGGTCAAACCAACGTAGAAATTCATGTCCTCCAAGGGGAACGGGAATTTTCTAACGATAACAAGAGTTTGGGAACCTTCCGTTTAGATGGTATTCCTCCCGCACCTCGTGGCGTTCCTCAAATTGAAGTTACCTTTGATATTGACGCTAACGGTATCCTCAACGTCACCGCTAAGGACAAAGGTACTGGTAAAGAACAGTCAATCAGCATTACCGGCGCTTCCACCTTGGATAAAAATGACGTTGACCGCATGGTGCGCGAGGCTGAACAAAACGCTTCTAGTGACAAAGAACGCCGTGAGAAGATTGAACGCAAGAACCAAGCTGATTCTTTAGCTTATCAAGCTGAGAAGCAGTTGCAAGAATTAGGTGATAAAGTTCCCGAAGCCGACAAAACCAAAGTTGAAGGTTTGGTGAAAGAACTGCGGGAAGCCGTAGCAAAAGAAGATGATGAGCAAATCAAGAAGCTGACACCAGAATTGCAACAAGCATTGTTTGCAGTAGGTAGCAATATCTATCAACAAGCTGGTGGTGCTGCTGGTGCTGAACCTCAAGAACCTGGTGCTACTCCTCCTTCGGGTGGTGGTGATGATGTGATTGATGCTGATTTCACTGAAAGTAAGTAA
- the dusB gene encoding tRNA dihydrouridine synthase DusB, with protein MLSLSPALQSRLSQPLKIGSFEVKSRVLQSPLSGVTDMVFRRLVRRYAPESMMYTEMVNATGLHYVKQLPIIMEVDPNERPISIQLFDCRPDFLAEAAIKAVAEGADTVDINMGCPVNKITKNGGGSSLLRQPELAEAIVREVVKSVDVPVTVKTRIGWNDQEITILDFAKRMEDAGAKMITVHGRTRSQGYNGNARWEWIAKVKEILSIPVIGNGDIFSVEAAVKCLEETGADGVMCSRGTLGYPFLVGEVDHFLKTGELLPYPTPIQRLECAREHLYALWEYKGDRGVRQARKHMTWYAKGFMGAAELRGQLSLVETVQQGLDLIDRAIEKLSSGYEPEEEGETQFAVV; from the coding sequence ATGCTTTCGCTGTCCCCCGCTCTCCAATCTAGACTTTCCCAACCTCTAAAAATTGGCTCCTTTGAAGTAAAAAGCCGGGTTTTGCAATCACCTTTATCGGGGGTGACAGATATGGTATTTCGTCGCTTAGTGCGTCGTTATGCACCAGAATCAATGATGTATACGGAAATGGTGAATGCGACAGGGTTGCATTACGTTAAGCAGTTACCCATAATTATGGAAGTAGACCCTAACGAACGCCCCATAAGTATTCAGTTATTTGATTGTCGTCCCGATTTTTTGGCAGAAGCAGCAATAAAAGCAGTTGCAGAAGGTGCGGATACTGTTGATATTAATATGGGTTGTCCGGTTAATAAAATCACCAAAAATGGTGGTGGTTCTTCCTTATTACGACAACCGGAACTAGCAGAAGCTATTGTGCGGGAAGTGGTAAAATCTGTTGATGTTCCCGTTACAGTTAAAACCCGCATTGGTTGGAATGATCAAGAAATTACCATTCTTGACTTTGCCAAAAGAATGGAAGATGCAGGGGCAAAAATGATTACAGTGCATGGACGTACCCGCTCCCAAGGTTACAATGGTAACGCTCGTTGGGAATGGATAGCCAAGGTAAAAGAAATACTTTCTATACCAGTTATTGGTAATGGGGATATTTTCTCTGTCGAAGCAGCAGTAAAATGTCTGGAAGAAACTGGTGCGGATGGGGTGATGTGTTCTCGTGGGACTTTAGGTTATCCCTTTTTGGTGGGTGAAGTTGATCACTTCCTGAAAACCGGGGAATTATTACCGTATCCAACTCCTATACAACGCTTGGAATGTGCCAGAGAACATTTATATGCTTTATGGGAATATAAGGGTGATCGGGGTGTACGTCAAGCCCGTAAACACATGACTTGGTATGCTAAAGGTTTCATGGGTGCAGCAGAATTGCGTGGACAGTTAAGTTTAGTGGAAACTGTGCAGCAAGGTTTAGATTTGATAGATAGGGCAATTGAAAAATTATCCTCCGGTTATGAACCAGAGGAAGAGGGAGAAACACAGTTTGCAGTAGTTTGA
- a CDS encoding response regulator: MQILKNLLKLPGASLKHKQIFLLVLLILAGYLGNYFKVTLFFGVDFLFGSIAVLLVVAIYGCFWGTIAAIISSSYTYILWTHPYAMVIFTCEALFVGLLLRRKSQNLLLLDGIYWVVLGMPLVAIFYGGVLKVSVIATLLIIVKQAVNGFFNALICSLIVNYLFLEKWLGSNKKRYTISWQQSLFTLLVAFVFFPVLFININNAIRAADNIEIEVIKDVKSLSLALKNNIYLWQENHLAILQNISNNSSLGSENSSNNVQQVIETTQRIFPQFSKIYVVNSLGNIITGSPINPRKYLNIAQRPDFQQLKTNESLVTNDILSLSAEVSKDEGFTLGVPIINEHQFLGAVFGEINLDKLSKLIKQTNPSQDFNITLVDEKNRIIATNLGQANILKPFDIYQNKQIRKLSDNVVHLLSKSPHIPLIRRWDTSVYSHSITLDKNLHLKLVIQIPTKPKIDYIRGIYIKNLSIMLLTAIIALITAIILSKKLVQPLLRLTQVTTDLPQKILAQEDIIINNSNIAEIDSLTHNFKSMLLALQQMFQEITSANDQLEDRVESRTQELSIINDELASEVVRRKKVEKTLREREERYELAISGTNDGIWDWNLITNEIYFSPAWMRILGYEQEPLPHLFSSWSDNVHPDEFEKAICDIEEHLEGKTDVYQNTHRLKHRNGNYIWISSKGKCIRDEQGQAYRLVGIITDITEKKLAEEQLKSAKEEAEIANRTKSEFLATMSHEIRTPMNAVIGMTGLLLDTALTPQQQEFVEIIRNSGDSMLTLINDILDFSKIESGKLEIEEQVVNLRNCIEESLDLVAPKACEKGLELAYFMDTETSELIRGDVTRLRQILVNLLSNGIKFTNSGEVIISVTSQKIQSNPAPIDKPLLGLYEIKFSIKDTGIGIPEDKMYRLFKPFSQVDASTTRHYGGTGLGLVISKRLTELMGGKMWVESTVGQGSNFIFTIMTSFVEQPDVIDNHKFQKLITNKRILIVDDNVTNRQALMLQCQSVGMITVTAESGKEAIKYLQKQQVDIAILDMQMPEMDGLTLAAEIRKLPHGKQLSLVMLTSMGNGQIHKNGQLINLDLAAFLTKPIKKSHLVNILTSIFSHQFVTIKEKENIDHLTPSKFDSQMAERIPLKILIAEDNVVNQKVATNILQRLGYRADVAANGLEVLTALRRQPYDVILMDLQMPEMDGLTATRQICQEWPRSSRPWIIAMTANAMQGDREKCLEAGMNDYTTKPIRIDELTNALSNCQKQGVTDNQIVETMSNNILDAAALEELKEIICSNELEQFIEIIQSYLEDTPQRFQSINDAITQGNAKTVQLEAHALKSSSAIVGAKTLSQICRQLEDLGRDENLADATLLLCQAMTEYEQVEAALKLECK, encoded by the coding sequence ATGCAGATACTGAAAAATTTATTAAAATTACCAGGAGCATCTCTCAAGCACAAACAAATTTTCCTGCTTGTATTGTTAATTCTTGCTGGTTATCTTGGTAACTATTTTAAAGTCACACTCTTTTTTGGTGTAGACTTTCTGTTTGGTAGTATAGCTGTTTTGCTTGTCGTCGCTATTTATGGATGTTTCTGGGGGACTATAGCGGCCATCATCAGTAGCAGTTATACCTACATACTGTGGACACATCCTTATGCAATGGTAATTTTTACTTGTGAAGCACTGTTTGTAGGATTACTATTACGTAGAAAAAGCCAGAATCTACTTTTATTAGATGGCATTTACTGGGTTGTTTTAGGTATGCCACTGGTGGCTATATTTTATGGTGGGGTATTAAAAGTAAGTGTCATAGCTACATTGTTAATTATCGTCAAACAAGCTGTTAATGGCTTTTTTAATGCTTTAATTTGCAGCTTAATTGTTAATTACTTATTTCTGGAAAAATGGTTAGGAAGTAACAAAAAAAGATATACAATTTCTTGGCAGCAATCCCTGTTTACTTTATTAGTCGCTTTTGTATTTTTCCCCGTATTATTTATCAATATCAATAATGCTATCCGGGCTGCTGATAATATTGAAATAGAAGTTATAAAAGATGTAAAATCCTTATCATTAGCATTAAAAAATAATATTTATTTGTGGCAAGAAAACCATTTAGCCATATTACAAAACATTAGTAATAATTCATCTTTAGGATCTGAGAATAGTAGTAATAACGTTCAGCAAGTTATAGAAACTACTCAAAGAATATTTCCTCAGTTCAGTAAAATTTATGTAGTTAATAGCTTGGGTAATATTATTACAGGCTCACCTATCAACCCACGGAAATATTTAAATATTGCTCAAAGACCTGATTTTCAGCAACTAAAAACAAATGAATCTTTAGTCACTAATGATATATTATCTTTATCTGCGGAAGTTAGCAAAGATGAAGGTTTCACATTAGGTGTACCAATTATTAATGAACATCAATTTTTGGGTGCTGTTTTTGGTGAAATCAACCTAGATAAACTAAGTAAATTAATAAAACAAACAAATCCGAGTCAAGATTTTAATATCACCCTTGTAGATGAAAAAAATCGGATAATTGCCACTAATTTAGGACAAGCAAATATACTAAAACCCTTTGACATTTACCAAAACAAACAAATCCGTAAGCTCAGTGATAATGTTGTTCATTTGTTATCCAAATCACCTCATATACCACTGATCAGAAGGTGGGACACATCTGTTTATTCGCATAGTATTACTTTAGATAAAAATTTACACCTTAAATTAGTTATCCAAATCCCAACCAAACCCAAAATAGATTACATTCGTGGGATTTACATCAAAAATTTATCAATCATGTTACTCACTGCGATAATAGCGTTGATAACAGCTATTATCCTGAGTAAAAAATTAGTACAACCTCTATTGAGGTTGACTCAAGTTACCACTGATTTACCTCAAAAAATCCTAGCACAAGAAGATATTATTATTAACAATAGCAATATTGCGGAAATAGACTCACTTACTCATAACTTTAAGTCCATGTTATTGGCACTACAACAAATGTTTCAAGAAATCACAAGTGCCAATGATCAACTTGAAGATAGGGTTGAATCACGAACTCAAGAACTTTCGATAATTAATGATGAATTAGCATCTGAGGTTGTGCGACGCAAAAAAGTTGAAAAAACCTTACGTGAACGCGAAGAACGTTATGAGTTAGCGATTTCTGGCACAAACGATGGTATTTGGGATTGGAACTTAATCACCAATGAAATTTATTTTTCACCCGCTTGGATGAGAATTTTGGGATATGAGCAAGAACCATTACCTCATCTGTTCTCTAGCTGGTCTGATAATGTGCATCCAGATGAATTTGAAAAAGCGATCTGTGATATTGAAGAGCATCTAGAAGGAAAGACAGATGTTTATCAAAATACCCATCGCCTTAAACATCGCAATGGTAATTATATTTGGATATCCTCAAAAGGAAAATGTATTCGTGATGAACAAGGTCAAGCTTATCGGCTTGTAGGAATAATTACAGATATTACTGAGAAAAAACTAGCTGAGGAACAACTCAAATCTGCTAAAGAAGAAGCCGAAATTGCCAACCGAACTAAAAGCGAATTTCTCGCAACGATGAGTCACGAAATTCGCACACCAATGAATGCGGTAATTGGGATGACAGGATTATTACTAGACACTGCACTGACACCACAACAGCAAGAGTTTGTGGAAATTATCCGTAATAGTGGAGATTCGATGTTAACTCTGATTAATGATATTCTTGATTTCTCTAAAATTGAATCTGGTAAGTTAGAAATAGAGGAACAAGTTGTTAATTTAAGAAATTGTATTGAAGAATCTCTGGATTTAGTAGCTCCCAAAGCTTGTGAAAAAGGCTTAGAACTTGCTTATTTTATGGATACAGAAACATCTGAATTGATTAGAGGAGATGTTACCCGTTTAAGACAAATTTTAGTCAACTTACTCAGTAACGGAATTAAGTTTACTAATTCAGGTGAAGTAATTATTTCTGTCACCAGTCAAAAAATTCAATCAAATCCTGCACCTATTGATAAACCCCTTCTTGGGTTATACGAAATTAAATTTAGTATCAAAGACACAGGAATAGGTATTCCTGAAGATAAAATGTATAGACTTTTCAAACCATTTAGTCAAGTTGATGCTTCCACAACTCGTCATTATGGTGGTACAGGTTTAGGATTAGTAATTAGCAAGCGACTGACTGAACTGATGGGAGGTAAAATGTGGGTCGAAAGCACAGTCGGTCAAGGATCTAATTTTATATTTACTATTATGACTTCATTTGTAGAGCAACCAGATGTTATAGATAATCATAAATTTCAGAAGTTAATCACTAATAAACGAATATTAATAGTTGATGATAATGTCACCAATCGCCAAGCACTGATGCTACAATGTCAGTCTGTTGGGATGATTACTGTAACTGCTGAATCTGGGAAAGAAGCAATTAAATATCTTCAAAAACAACAAGTTGATATTGCTATTCTAGATATGCAAATGCCAGAAATGGATGGGTTAACACTGGCAGCCGAAATTCGTAAACTGCCTCATGGTAAACAATTATCTTTGGTTATGCTAACATCAATGGGCAATGGGCAGATCCATAAAAATGGTCAGCTAATAAATTTAGATTTGGCAGCATTTCTGACTAAACCGATCAAGAAATCCCATCTTGTGAATATCTTAACTAGCATTTTTAGTCATCAGTTTGTCACCATCAAAGAAAAAGAGAATATTGATCATCTGACACCATCAAAATTTGATTCCCAGATGGCAGAAAGGATACCCTTAAAAATTCTTATAGCTGAAGATAATGTAGTCAATCAGAAAGTAGCTACTAATATTTTACAACGTCTGGGATACCGTGCTGATGTGGCAGCAAATGGTTTAGAAGTGTTAACGGCTTTGCGGAGGCAACCTTATGATGTAATATTAATGGACTTACAAATGCCAGAAATGGATGGCTTGACAGCAACTCGTCAAATTTGCCAGGAATGGCCCAGATCTTCCCGTCCTTGGATTATTGCCATGACTGCTAATGCTATGCAAGGAGATCGGGAAAAATGTTTAGAAGCGGGGATGAATGACTACACTACAAAACCAATTCGCATCGATGAGTTAACAAACGCTCTAAGTAATTGTCAAAAACAGGGTGTGACTGATAATCAAATTGTTGAAACTATGTCTAATAATATACTTGATGCCGCAGCTTTAGAAGAACTAAAAGAAATTATTTGTAGTAATGAACTGGAACAATTTATAGAAATCATCCAATCTTATCTGGAAGATACACCCCAACGTTTCCAATCGATTAATGATGCCATTACTCAGGGAAATGCAAAAACAGTACAATTAGAAGCTCATGCGCTCAAATCTAGTAGTGCTATTGTCGGTGCTAAAACTTTATCTCAAATTTGTAGACAATTAGAAGACTTAGGACGTGATGAAAATCTAGCAGATGCAACATTATTACTATGCCAAGCGATGACAGAATACGAGCAAGTAGAAGCAGCCTTAAAGCTAGAATGTAAGTAA
- the rppA gene encoding two-component system response regulator RppA, whose translation MRILLVDDEIELTDPLSRVLSREGYTVDAAYDGTNGSQFAQAGTYDLLILDWMLPGKTGLEICQELRTQGKTTPVLFLTAKDTLDDRVQGLDAGADDYLVKPFELRELLARVRALLRRSGVESYSTTLGRLVVADLELDVENQIAYRQGRMIELSQKESQLLKYFMENVGQLLTHSQIMQHLWQDDEQPGSNVIAALIRLLRRKIETGSESALIHTVYGKGYRFGYTVIE comes from the coding sequence ATGAGAATTTTATTAGTTGATGATGAAATCGAACTCACAGATCCCTTGAGTCGCGTGTTATCTCGTGAAGGTTATACTGTAGATGCTGCTTATGATGGAACAAACGGCAGCCAATTTGCACAAGCTGGAACCTATGACTTACTAATTTTAGATTGGATGTTACCAGGAAAAACAGGCTTAGAAATTTGTCAGGAATTACGTACTCAAGGTAAAACTACCCCTGTGCTGTTTCTCACCGCCAAAGATACTTTAGATGACCGTGTGCAAGGTTTAGATGCAGGTGCAGATGATTATTTAGTCAAACCCTTTGAACTGCGGGAGTTACTAGCAAGAGTCCGTGCTTTGTTACGCCGTTCTGGTGTCGAGTCTTACAGTACCACATTAGGAAGGTTAGTGGTAGCTGATTTAGAACTTGATGTAGAAAATCAGATAGCTTATCGTCAAGGGAGAATGATTGAGCTATCACAAAAAGAAAGCCAGCTACTAAAATATTTTATGGAAAATGTTGGACAGTTACTTACACACAGCCAAATTATGCAACATTTATGGCAAGATGACGAACAACCTGGAAGCAATGTCATTGCTGCCCTGATTCGCCTGTTACGTCGTAAGATTGAGACAGGCAGTGAATCTGCACTAATTCACACTGTTTACGGCAAAGGGTATCGTTTCGGTTATACCGTGATCGAATAA
- the hisG gene encoding ATP phosphoribosyltransferase produces the protein MLTVALPKGELLKNSIRLLQSAGLDFSGFLDSGNRQLQIPDASGQAKGLLVRAQDVPVYVEYGQAQLGIVGYDVLQEKKPQVAQLVDLQFGYCRMSVAVKASSSYKSPLDLPAHGRVASKYVNCAREYFQSLDLPVEIVPLYGSVELGPITGMSEAIVDIVSTGRTLRENGLVEIATLYESTARLIVHPLSYRLNMGDLHKLVERLRAVES, from the coding sequence ATGCTGACTGTTGCACTACCAAAAGGGGAATTACTTAAAAATAGCATCCGCTTACTGCAATCTGCGGGCTTGGATTTTAGTGGTTTTTTAGATTCTGGAAACCGCCAACTACAAATTCCTGATGCTAGTGGACAAGCGAAAGGTCTGTTAGTACGGGCGCAAGATGTACCTGTTTATGTAGAATATGGTCAGGCGCAATTGGGTATTGTAGGCTACGATGTACTACAAGAAAAAAAGCCGCAGGTTGCACAATTAGTTGATTTGCAATTTGGTTATTGTCGGATGTCTGTAGCGGTAAAAGCTTCTAGTTCCTACAAATCACCTTTAGATTTACCTGCTCATGGTCGAGTTGCTTCTAAATATGTCAATTGTGCGCGGGAATATTTCCAAAGCCTAGATTTACCTGTAGAAATAGTTCCTTTATATGGTTCTGTGGAGCTAGGGCCTATTACGGGTATGTCTGAAGCGATTGTCGATATAGTTTCTACTGGGCGGACTTTGCGAGAAAATGGTTTAGTGGAAATTGCTACCTTGTATGAAAGTACGGCGAGATTGATTGTCCATCCTTTGAGCTATCGTCTGAATATGGGTGATTTACACAAATTGGTGGAACGGCTAAGAGCAGTTGAAAGCTAA